Proteins from a genomic interval of Mycobacterium conspicuum:
- a CDS encoding ferredoxin--NADP reductase, producing MTEADLDEPLGDHVLELQIADVVAETDDARSLVFAAPDGADIPAERLRYAPGQFLTLRIPSERTGSVARCYSLCSSPFTDDALTVTVKRTADGYGSNWLCDHAHAGMRIHVLAPSGNFVPRTLDDNFLLLAAGSGITPIMSICKSALSEGSGQVALVYANRDDRSVIFADALRDLAAKYPDRLTVLHWLESLQGLPSATALAALAAPYTDRPAYICGPGPFMEAARVALETLKVPAAQVHIEVFKSLDSDPFAAVKIEDSGDEPPATAVVELDGETHTVSWPRNAKLLDVLLAKGLDAPFSCREGHCGACACTLRAGKVSMEVNDVLEQQDLDDGLILACQSHPETDSVEVTYDE from the coding sequence GTGACCGAGGCAGATCTGGACGAGCCGCTCGGCGACCATGTCCTGGAGCTGCAGATCGCGGACGTCGTCGCCGAGACCGACGATGCGCGCTCGCTGGTGTTCGCGGCACCCGACGGTGCCGACATCCCCGCCGAGCGGTTGCGGTACGCCCCCGGCCAGTTTTTGACCCTGCGCATCCCCAGCGAGCGCACCGGCTCGGTGGCGCGCTGCTATTCGCTGTGCAGCTCGCCGTTCACCGACGACGCGCTGACCGTCACGGTGAAACGCACCGCGGACGGCTACGGGTCCAACTGGTTGTGCGACCACGCCCATGCCGGCATGCGAATCCATGTGCTGGCGCCGTCGGGCAACTTCGTGCCCCGCACGCTCGACGACAACTTCCTGTTGCTGGCCGCCGGCAGCGGGATCACGCCGATCATGTCGATCTGCAAATCGGCGCTGTCCGAGGGCAGCGGGCAGGTCGCCCTGGTGTACGCCAACCGCGACGACCGCTCGGTGATTTTCGCCGACGCGCTGCGCGACCTGGCCGCCAAGTACCCCGACCGGCTGACGGTGCTGCACTGGCTGGAGTCGCTGCAGGGACTGCCCAGCGCGACGGCCCTGGCTGCGCTGGCCGCGCCCTACACCGACCGGCCCGCCTACATCTGCGGCCCCGGGCCCTTCATGGAGGCGGCGCGCGTTGCGCTGGAAACGCTCAAAGTGCCTGCGGCCCAAGTGCATATCGAGGTGTTCAAGTCGCTGGACTCGGATCCGTTCGCGGCGGTGAAGATCGAGGACAGCGGTGACGAGCCGCCCGCCACCGCCGTGGTGGAGTTGGACGGCGAGACCCACACTGTGTCGTGGCCGCGCAACGCCAAGCTGCTGGACGTGCTGCTGGCCAAGGGTCTTGATGCGCCGTTCTCCTGCCGCGAGGGCCACTGCGGTGCGTGTGCCTGCACGCTGCGCGCCGGCAAAGTGAGCATGGAAGTCAACGACGTGCTCGAGCAGCAGGACCTCGACGACGGGCTGATCCTGGCCTGCCAGTCGCATCCCGAAACCGATTCGGTGGAAGTCACTTACGACGAGTAG
- the hsaD gene encoding 4,5:9,10-diseco-3-hydroxy-5,9,17-trioxoandrosta-1(10),2-diene-4-oate hydrolase, with translation MTTTQELTFESTSRFAEVDVDGPLKLHYHEAGAGDTVVLLHGGGPGASSWTNFARNIAVLAQHFHVLAVDQPGYGHSDKRAEHGQFNRYAARALKGLFDQLGLGRVPLVGNSLGGGTAVRFALDYPDRAGRLVLMGPGGLSVNLFAPDPTEGVKRLGKFSAQPTRENLEAFLRVMVYDQKLITEELIDERFALASTPESLTATRAMGMSFSGADFELGMMWREVYKLRQPVLLMWGREDRVNPLDGALVALKTIPRAQLHVFGQCGHWAQVEKFDEFNKLTIDFLGGGA, from the coding sequence ATGACCACGACGCAAGAGCTCACCTTCGAGTCCACCTCGCGCTTCGCCGAGGTCGACGTGGACGGCCCGCTGAAGCTGCACTACCACGAGGCCGGCGCCGGCGACACCGTGGTGCTGCTGCACGGCGGCGGCCCGGGCGCGTCGAGCTGGACCAACTTCGCGCGCAACATCGCGGTGCTGGCGCAGCACTTCCACGTGCTGGCCGTCGACCAGCCCGGCTACGGCCACTCCGACAAACGCGCCGAGCACGGCCAGTTCAACCGCTACGCCGCGCGGGCGCTCAAGGGCCTCTTCGACCAGCTGGGCCTGGGACGCGTTCCGCTGGTTGGCAATTCGCTGGGCGGTGGCACCGCGGTGCGGTTCGCGCTGGACTATCCCGACCGGGCCGGGCGGCTGGTGTTGATGGGTCCCGGCGGGCTGAGCGTCAACCTGTTCGCGCCCGACCCCACCGAGGGCGTCAAACGGCTGGGCAAGTTCTCTGCTCAGCCCACCCGGGAAAACCTGGAAGCGTTCCTGCGGGTCATGGTCTACGACCAAAAGCTGATCACCGAGGAACTCATCGACGAGCGCTTCGCGTTGGCCAGCACGCCGGAATCGCTGACCGCGACCCGCGCCATGGGAATGTCGTTCTCCGGGGCCGACTTTGAGCTCGGCATGATGTGGCGCGAGGTCTACAAGCTGCGCCAGCCGGTGCTGCTGATGTGGGGCCGCGAGGACCGGGTCAACCCGCTGGACGGCGCGCTGGTCGCGCTCAAGACCATCCCGCGCGCACAACTGCACGTCTTCGGGCAATGCGGGCACTGGGCGCAGGTAGAGAAGTTCGACGAGTTCAACAAGCTGACCATCGACTTCCTGGGAGGTGGGGCATGA
- the hsaC gene encoding iron-dependent extradiol dioxygenase HsaC translates to MSIRSLGYLRIEATDMAAWRDYGLKVLGMVEGKGSTEGALYLRMDDFPARLVIVPGGQDRLIEAGWECANAEGLQEIRNRLDVEGTPYKEATAAELADRRVDEMIRFSDPSGNCLEIFHGAALEHRRVVSPYGHKFVTNEQGLGHVVLTTRDDEETLHFYRDVLGFKLRDSMRLPPQVVGRPADGPPAWLRFLGCNPRHHSLAFMPGQTPSGIVHLMVEVEEADDVGLCLDRALRRKVPMSATLGRHVNDLMLSFYMKTPGGFDVEFGCEGRKVDDNDWIARESTAISLWGHDFSVGFKS, encoded by the coding sequence ATGAGCATCCGGTCGCTGGGCTACCTGCGCATCGAGGCCACCGACATGGCGGCCTGGCGCGACTACGGCCTGAAAGTCCTCGGCATGGTCGAGGGTAAGGGCAGCACCGAGGGCGCGCTGTATCTGAGGATGGACGATTTCCCGGCGCGGCTGGTGATCGTGCCCGGTGGGCAGGACCGGCTCATCGAAGCCGGCTGGGAATGCGCGAATGCCGAAGGCCTGCAGGAGATTCGGAACCGACTCGACGTGGAGGGCACCCCCTACAAGGAAGCCACCGCCGCAGAGCTGGCGGATCGACGGGTCGACGAGATGATCCGGTTCTCCGACCCGTCGGGCAACTGCCTGGAAATCTTCCACGGCGCCGCGCTGGAGCACCGCCGGGTGGTCAGCCCGTACGGGCACAAGTTCGTCACCAACGAACAGGGCCTGGGGCATGTGGTGTTGACGACCCGCGACGACGAAGAGACGCTGCACTTCTATCGGGATGTGTTGGGCTTCAAGCTGCGTGACTCGATGCGGCTGCCGCCGCAGGTGGTCGGTCGGCCCGCCGACGGGCCGCCGGCCTGGCTGCGTTTCCTGGGCTGCAACCCGCGCCACCACAGCCTGGCCTTCATGCCCGGTCAGACCCCCAGCGGCATCGTGCATCTGATGGTCGAAGTGGAGGAAGCCGACGACGTCGGGCTGTGCCTGGACCGGGCGCTGCGCCGCAAGGTGCCGATGTCGGCGACGCTGGGCCGCCACGTCAACGACCTGATGCTGTCGTTCTACATGAAGACGCCCGGCGGATTCGATGTCGAATTCGGTTGCGAGGGAAGAAAAGTCGACGACAACGACTGGATCGCCCGGGAGAGCACGGCGATCAGTCTGTGGGGCCACGACTTCAGCGTCGGCTTCAAGAGCTGA
- the hsaB gene encoding 3-hydroxy-9,10-secoandrosta-1,3,5(10)-triene-9,17-dione monooxygenase reductase subunit: MPAAPIDPRTFRNVLGQFCTGITIITTVHDDVPIGFACQSFAALSLDPPLVLFCPTKVSRSWKAIEASGRFCVNMLTEAQKHVSARFGSKQPDKFAGIDWHPSELGSPIIDGSLAYIDCTVASVHDGGDHFVVFGAVQSLSEAPKIKPRPLLFYRGDYTGIEPDKTTPAQWRDDLEAFLTTTTQDTWL, from the coding sequence ATGCCCGCCGCGCCGATCGACCCGCGCACGTTCCGCAACGTGCTGGGTCAGTTCTGCACCGGGATCACCATCATCACCACCGTGCACGACGACGTGCCCATCGGTTTCGCGTGCCAATCCTTCGCGGCGCTGTCGCTGGACCCGCCCCTGGTGCTGTTCTGCCCCACCAAGGTGTCGCGGTCGTGGAAGGCCATCGAGGCCAGCGGGCGGTTCTGCGTCAACATGCTGACCGAAGCGCAGAAGCACGTCTCGGCGCGGTTCGGCTCGAAGCAGCCGGACAAGTTTGCTGGAATCGACTGGCATCCTTCGGAACTCGGTTCGCCGATCATCGACGGATCCCTGGCCTACATCGACTGCACGGTGGCCTCGGTGCACGACGGCGGCGACCACTTCGTGGTGTTCGGCGCGGTGCAGTCGTTATCGGAGGCCCCCAAGATCAAGCCGCGGCCGTTGCTGTTCTACCGCGGCGACTACACCGGCATCGAGCCGGACAAAACCACGCCGGCCCAGTGGCGCGACGACCTGGAAGCGTTCCTCACTACCACGACCCAGGACACCTGGCTCTAA
- the hsaA gene encoding 3-hydroxy-9,10-secoandrosta-1,3,5(10)-triene-9,17-dione monooxygenase oxygenase subunit: MTSIQQRDAQSVLAAIDDLLPRIRERAQATEDLRRLPDETVAELDEAGFFTLLQPEQWGGLQCDPTLFYEAARRLASACGSTGWVSSIIGVHNWHLALFDQRAQEEVWGEDTHTRISSSYAPMGAGVVCDGGYLVNGSWNWSSGCDHATWAFLGGPVIKDGRPVDFGSFLIPRSEYRIDDVWHVVGLRGTGSNTVVVKDVFVPRHRFLSYKAMNDGTAGGYQTNTAPVYKMPWGTMHPTTISAPIVGMAYGAYDAHVEHQGKRVRAAFAGEKAKDDPFAKVRIAEAASDIDAAWRQLSGNVADEYALLSAGKEIPFELRARARRDQVRATARAIASIDRLFEAAGATALMNDQPVQRFWRDAHAGRVHAANDPERAYQIFGNNEFGLPPGDTMV, from the coding sequence GTGACGTCCATTCAACAGCGCGACGCGCAATCGGTGTTAGCCGCCATCGACGATCTGCTGCCGCGGATCCGCGAGCGCGCTCAGGCGACGGAGGACCTGCGCCGCCTGCCCGACGAGACGGTCGCCGAACTCGACGAGGCCGGCTTCTTCACCCTGCTGCAACCCGAGCAGTGGGGCGGCCTGCAGTGCGATCCCACCCTGTTCTACGAGGCGGCGCGCCGGCTGGCCAGCGCGTGCGGTTCCACCGGTTGGGTCAGCTCGATCATCGGCGTGCACAACTGGCACCTGGCCCTGTTCGACCAGCGCGCGCAGGAGGAGGTGTGGGGCGAGGACACTCACACCCGGATCTCGTCGTCGTACGCCCCGATGGGTGCGGGCGTCGTGTGCGACGGCGGCTATTTGGTCAACGGTTCGTGGAACTGGTCGTCGGGGTGCGACCACGCGACGTGGGCCTTCCTCGGCGGTCCGGTGATCAAGGACGGACGGCCGGTGGACTTCGGCAGCTTTTTGATCCCGCGCAGCGAGTACCGCATCGATGACGTGTGGCATGTGGTCGGCCTGCGCGGCACCGGCAGCAACACCGTCGTCGTCAAGGACGTCTTCGTGCCCCGGCACCGGTTCCTGTCCTACAAGGCGATGAACGACGGCACCGCCGGCGGCTATCAGACCAACACCGCCCCCGTCTACAAGATGCCTTGGGGCACAATGCATCCCACCACGATCTCGGCGCCCATCGTCGGCATGGCCTACGGCGCATACGACGCGCATGTGGAGCATCAGGGCAAGCGGGTGCGCGCGGCGTTCGCCGGCGAAAAGGCCAAGGACGACCCGTTCGCCAAGGTCCGCATCGCCGAGGCCGCCAGCGACATCGACGCCGCCTGGCGTCAGCTGTCCGGCAACGTGGCCGACGAGTACGCGCTGTTGAGTGCCGGCAAGGAGATCCCGTTCGAGCTGCGCGCCCGTGCGCGGCGCGACCAGGTGCGTGCCACCGCACGCGCCATCGCCTCGATCGACCGGCTGTTCGAGGCGGCCGGTGCCACCGCGTTGATGAATGATCAACCGGTGCAACGCTTCTGGCGCGACGCGCACGCCGGGCGGGTGCACGCGGCCAACGACCCGGAGCGGGCCTACCAGATCTTCGGGAACAACGAGTTCGGGCTGCCGCCCGGCGACACGATGGTATGA